In a genomic window of Mucilaginibacter sp. KACC 22063:
- a CDS encoding group III truncated hemoglobin has product MAENEILNLDDVKLLVDTFYGKIRTDELLGPIFNERIQDRWPIHLEKMYTFWQTLLLEQHTYHGRPFPPHVNLPVAHEHFEQWLALFTATVDELFSGEKAAEAKWRAANIAKMFETKINYFRGHEGRAIL; this is encoded by the coding sequence ATGGCTGAAAATGAAATTCTGAACCTGGATGATGTGAAATTATTGGTAGACACCTTCTACGGAAAGATCAGGACTGACGAATTATTAGGGCCTATTTTCAACGAGCGGATACAAGACCGCTGGCCAATACATTTAGAAAAAATGTACACCTTTTGGCAAACGCTGTTACTGGAACAACATACTTACCATGGCAGGCCTTTCCCGCCGCACGTGAATTTGCCGGTTGCCCATGAGCATTTTGAACAATGGCTGGCTTTGTTTACAGCTACTGTTGACGAATTGTTCAGCGGCGAAAAGGCAGCCGAAGCTAAATGGCGTGCAGCTAACATTGCCAAGATGTTTGAAACCAAGATCAATTACTTCAGAGGGCACGAGGGTAGGGCGATATTGTAA
- a CDS encoding SPFH domain-containing protein: MNTEKTLQPYNGYAATIVGIIALVGIAISGATEQTVILICCILLFIFAVKGLVIVSPNSAKVLLLFGKYAGSINQNGLFWINPLYLRVSLSLKARNFESEKIKVNDKMGNPVLISVILVWRIKDTFKATFEVNNYDQFVRIQTDSAVRKLAGSFPYDHFEDERATITLSTNFDDINNALETEITERLEMAGIEVVEARIGYLAYAPEIAHSMLRRQQASAIVAARHKIVEGAVGMVESALKLLSEKEIINLDEERKAAMVSNLMVVLCGDRETQPVVNTGSLYQ; this comes from the coding sequence ATGAATACCGAAAAAACCTTACAACCTTATAACGGCTATGCAGCCACGATAGTTGGTATTATTGCATTAGTAGGAATTGCCATTTCAGGAGCTACAGAGCAGACCGTAATTTTAATCTGTTGTATCCTGCTATTTATTTTTGCAGTAAAGGGGCTTGTTATTGTAAGCCCTAACAGTGCTAAAGTTTTGTTGCTTTTTGGTAAGTATGCGGGCAGCATAAACCAAAATGGATTGTTTTGGATTAATCCGTTGTATTTGCGGGTAAGCCTGTCATTAAAGGCACGCAACTTTGAAAGTGAGAAAATAAAGGTGAACGATAAAATGGGTAACCCGGTATTAATAAGCGTAATATTGGTTTGGCGCATTAAGGATACCTTTAAAGCAACCTTTGAGGTAAACAATTATGATCAGTTTGTACGTATACAAACAGATTCGGCTGTACGTAAACTGGCAGGTAGTTTTCCCTATGATCATTTTGAGGATGAACGGGCTACCATTACCCTAAGTACCAATTTTGATGATATTAATAATGCCTTGGAAACTGAAATTACCGAACGTTTAGAGATGGCAGGTATTGAAGTTGTTGAAGCCCGTATAGGTTACCTGGCTTATGCGCCGGAGATAGCGCACTCCATGCTTCGCCGCCAGCAGGCATCAGCTATAGTTGCTGCACGCCATAAAATAGTTGAGGGCGCAGTAGGGATGGTTGAAAGCGCCTTGAAATTATTGTCTGAAAAGGAAATCATCAATCTTGATGAAGAACGTAAAGCAGCTATGGTAAGTAATCTGATGGTTGTGCTTTGCGGTGACAGGGAAACCCAACCAGTAGTAAATACAGGTAGTTTATATCAATAA
- a CDS encoding glycoside hydrolase family 97 protein → MKALLTCLLVAASAVTFGQNTQTLSSPDGHIKLNLSINNHALTYNVKQDAKTVIQPSALGIASTLPQQQPFKFGTQVKRFINETYAWRGVHAKAVNKCTDLLLPVLDEKGKKVISLEARVYNDGVAFRYILPASGKVEITEDNTQFNIPVGTTIWGQADINDYEGEYQKQNIEDIKAGQLFAPPLTGKLSSGTYIAITEGGVIDFAGMSLKSGEKHTLQANLKGNIVLNGNIETPWRIIEIGSLNTLVNCDIVANVSPKPDKTLFPDGFATSWVKPGKSVWSWLTERRSVTLDNMKEFSRLAGKLGITYNLVDAGWAHWKNGNQDNFDMLKELVAYSAKQNVKIWVWKSYPLDEGVPGLEDDNYRAEFFKRCKDSGVVGIKIDYFDSEKQQVLAFYLKALKDAAKLHLMLDFHGADKPTGQSRTWPNELSREGVRGLENTVKSWPFHNTTLLFTRYLAGHADYTPLSFSEKITHGTTLTHQVATVAAFTSPFMCLAADPDSLLKSNIKDMVRDMPVTWDETIVLPATKIGEIAALARRNGTTWYLTVLNGEEAPKTANISLSFLGIGNYTTTILHDTDTRMKTAIEHSPTTNKTRLNVDLKSGGGYLAVFKK, encoded by the coding sequence ATGAAAGCTTTGCTTACCTGCCTTTTGGTCGCCGCTTCTGCTGTTACATTCGGGCAAAACACCCAAACACTCAGCAGCCCCGATGGCCACATTAAACTTAACCTTTCCATCAATAACCACGCACTAACCTATAATGTAAAGCAGGATGCTAAAACAGTTATTCAGCCATCTGCTTTAGGCATAGCCAGTACTTTACCACAGCAGCAACCTTTTAAATTTGGGACACAGGTAAAACGTTTTATTAATGAAACATACGCATGGCGGGGTGTACATGCTAAAGCAGTAAATAAATGTACCGACTTGCTACTGCCGGTGTTAGATGAAAAAGGCAAGAAGGTAATTAGCCTCGAAGCACGTGTTTATAATGACGGCGTTGCCTTCAGATACATTTTGCCAGCCAGCGGAAAGGTTGAGATCACTGAAGATAATACCCAGTTTAATATTCCGGTGGGTACTACCATTTGGGGACAAGCTGACATTAACGACTATGAAGGCGAATACCAAAAGCAAAATATAGAAGATATTAAAGCCGGTCAGTTGTTCGCTCCTCCCCTTACAGGTAAGCTATCATCAGGCACCTACATTGCCATTACCGAGGGCGGTGTTATTGATTTTGCAGGGATGTCTTTAAAATCCGGAGAAAAGCATACGCTACAAGCTAATTTAAAAGGCAACATTGTGCTTAATGGCAACATTGAAACGCCTTGGCGCATTATAGAAATAGGCTCGTTAAATACGTTGGTTAATTGCGATATCGTAGCCAATGTATCACCTAAGCCGGATAAAACATTATTTCCTGATGGCTTTGCCACAAGCTGGGTTAAGCCGGGCAAAAGTGTATGGTCGTGGTTAACGGAGCGCCGCTCGGTTACACTTGATAACATGAAAGAGTTTTCGCGCCTGGCGGGTAAGTTAGGCATTACTTATAACCTGGTAGATGCCGGCTGGGCACACTGGAAAAACGGCAACCAGGACAATTTCGACATGCTGAAAGAACTGGTAGCTTACTCTGCAAAGCAAAATGTAAAGATCTGGGTTTGGAAATCGTACCCATTAGATGAGGGCGTACCCGGACTGGAGGATGATAACTATCGTGCAGAATTCTTTAAACGTTGTAAAGATTCAGGCGTGGTAGGCATTAAGATAGATTATTTTGACAGCGAGAAACAGCAGGTATTAGCATTTTATCTGAAAGCGCTTAAAGATGCCGCAAAGCTGCACCTGATGCTTGATTTCCACGGCGCAGACAAGCCTACCGGGCAAAGCCGCACCTGGCCGAACGAACTTAGCCGCGAAGGTGTACGTGGCTTGGAAAACACCGTTAAAAGCTGGCCTTTTCACAACACAACCCTACTTTTCACCCGCTACCTGGCCGGCCATGCCGACTATACACCACTTAGCTTTTCGGAAAAAATAACACATGGCACAACCCTTACACACCAGGTAGCTACCGTTGCTGCCTTTACCTCGCCGTTTATGTGCCTGGCAGCCGACCCGGATTCGTTACTGAAAAGCAACATAAAAGATATGGTGAGAGATATGCCCGTAACCTGGGATGAGACCATTGTACTACCTGCTACCAAAATTGGCGAAATTGCAGCCTTGGCACGCCGCAATGGCACTACATGGTACCTGACTGTATTGAATGGGGAAGAAGCGCCTAAAACCGCTAATATTAGCCTTAGCTTTTTAGGCATCGGCAATTATACCACAACAATTCTGCATGATACCGACACCCGCATGAAAACCGCCATTGAGCATTCGCCCACTACAAATAAAACCAGGCTAAATGTCGACCTGAAAAGTGGTGGAGGTTATTTGGCTGTGTTTAAGAAGTAG
- a CDS encoding Arc family DNA-binding protein: MAEKKSFALRIDAETMAAIEKWANDEFRSVNGQIEWVLHNALKKAGRLDKAKKKSQDKEP; this comes from the coding sequence ATGGCGGAAAAGAAATCGTTTGCTTTACGGATTGATGCAGAAACCATGGCTGCCATTGAAAAATGGGCAAACGATGAGTTTAGGAGCGTTAACGGGCAGATAGAGTGGGTACTGCACAATGCTTTGAAAAAAGCAGGCCGGCTTGATAAAGCAAAAAAGAAATCGCAGGATAAAG